The DNA window CGGAGTCAGCCGCCAGTGCTCGCTGGACCACGAGAAAGTCGGTGCACCAGTATCCGAAGCTCAGCACGAATCCGAGGCCCATCGCCAACCCAACCCACTCGACCCCCAGCGAATTCGTTGACGCGTGCTCCATACCGTGCCAGGAGCGCGTCATCGTGACCGGAAGGGTGTGCTTGATGCCCTGCCAGCCGCCGACATTCTTCAGACCAATCCAGACCAGCGGCGCGAAGGCCGCCACGATCAGGAAGAACTGCAGTACCTCGTTATAGATAGCGCTCGTCAGGCCGCCAAGAAAGATGTAGCCCAAAACGATCGCCGCAGAGAGAAGCACCGAGACATGAAAGATGTACTGGTCCGGGATGATGCCGTGAAAGAGTCCCAGCGTCTGGATCAGCAGCGCCATGGCGTACATGGAGATGCCCGAACTGAAGACCGTCATGATCGCGAACGTGAACGCGTTCACTGCCCGCGTCTTTTCGTCAAAACGCAGCCGTAGATACTCCGGGACGCTCCGCGCCTTGGAACCGTAGTAGAACGGCATCATGAAGACGCCGACGAAGACCATCGCTGGAATCGCGCCGATCCAGTAAAAGTGGCTGGTTACGATGCCGTACTTCGCACCCGAGGCACCCATGCCAATCACTTCCTGGGCTCCCAGATTCGCCGAGATAAACGCCAGTCCGCAGACCCACGCCGGAATCGACCGGCCGGCCAGGAAAAAATCGTTGCTCGTCCTCATGTAGCGCTTCAGCGCGAAGCCGATGCCGAGAACGAAGACGAAGTAGACCAGCATGATCAGCCAGTCGATGTAAGAGAGGTTCACGGTTTCCCTTAAGTGATTCAGTGGTAATTCGTTGCGGCCGCAGGCTTCCCCACGCGGCACCTGAAAACATAGCCTCGCAGCAGGGAAAACTGCCACTTGAACCATGATACGTGTAGCGACCGCTATATCCCTCGAGACCGCACCACTCTGGCGATAGATTTTCTGTGATCAGAAGACACCCCAATCCGAGTTGTGTGCATCAAATCGTTTTGAACTTTGCCCGATTTTGGTTGAAACACCCTATAACGAACAGCAACCGTCCCCAGAGCCTCTTCATTTGACGACGACACCGGCACCGACCATCCTCCTCATCGATGACAACGCCATCCAGGCGGCGACCCGCCAGACCATCCTCAAGCGCGTTGGGTACTTTGTGATAGCGGTTCTCAGTCCGCAGCGTGCCCTCGAACAGTTGCGCGCCGGAGAGTTTGCCGCTGACATTAGTCTTGTCATTACCGACCACGTCATGCCCGGCATGAATGGGTCGGCCTTCGTGGGGGCCTTGCGAGAGACCCATCCGAATCTTCCCGTTCTCGTTATCAGCGGCCTGATGGAGGCCGAAGCAGAGTATGCGGATCTCAATATCGTATTCCGCCTGAAACCGCTGCTTCCAGACAGCCTTTTGGCCACCGTTCATTCGATGCTTCGGGGACCCAACGAGGGCGACGGCCCTGAACCCGCGGTGGTCTAGTTTCACCGATCTCAGAGGAATTGCTTGTTGACGTCCAACTTCCGATGGGGTTCCGCCTATATCGTGCGATTGACTGAAATCCGATAACCGGCATTCACATTGCCGATTCCCGCTCCAGTTGAGAGAATTACGCTGGAGCCAAAAAATGACGTCGCACCCTATGCCGGAGTTCGGGAGCTTTTCGCTCCTCCTCGCGCTCGTCCTCAGTGCCTATACCCTGGTCTTCGGGGCAATCGCACTCCTCCGCTCCTCCGCGACCCAACGCATAGACTCCGCCAGCCGCCTGGGTGAGACCGCCCGCCGCGCCGGCATTGGCAGCTTCATTGCGATGACCTGCGCCGCCTTCGCTCTGGTCTGGGCGTCCTACACCAACGACTACTCCGTCGCCTACATCATGCACCACACCAACCGGTCACTCGCCAGTTGGTACAAGTTCTCCGCCATTTGGTCGGGCCAGGAGGGTTCGCTCGTCCTCTGGGCTTGGCTGCTGACTACCTACGGCTTCGTCCTCCGTCTGCGCCATCGCACCGATGTCCGGCTCTTCGCCTTCGCCTCGACCATTCTCGCTGGCATCCAGGTCTTCTTCCTTCTTTTGCTGAACTTCGCCGCGCCGCCGTTCTCCATCCAACCCGGCCCGACGCCGCTCGATGGCAACGGTCTCAATCCCCTGCTGCAGTATCCCGAGATGGTCATCCATCCCCCGATGCTGTACCTCGGCTACGTCGGCTTCGCTGTCCCCTTCGCCTTTGCCCTCGGTGCTCTGATGATGCGCTACCCCGGCGAGAAGTGGATCCACATCACC is part of the Granulicella aggregans genome and encodes:
- a CDS encoding response regulator, with product MTTTPAPTILLIDDNAIQAATRQTILKRVGYFVIAVLSPQRALEQLRAGEFAADISLVITDHVMPGMNGSAFVGALRETHPNLPVLVISGLMEAEAEYADLNIVFRLKPLLPDSLLATVHSMLRGPNEGDGPEPAVV